GCGAGGCGAGAGGGAGTgaaggagagaggcagggaaggagggtaACCCcctgccggggccggggccggggccgagaGCGGGCGGCGCCCAACGGGCGGagcggcggccggggggcggAGGGGGAGAGCGGGCGGCTCCGTGAGGGAGCCCGCCCCGGTCCCTCCCGGCCGGAGGAGGGGCTCGGGCCGCCGGGGCTCCGCCGcgccctcagcagcagcagcagcagcagcaggagaaggagaaacagGAGAAGGATGGCGCTGGGGCGGCGGTGAGATGGCGGAGCCCGGCGAGCTGCGCCAGGAGGCGGTGGTGCGGTTCCtgcgggagcggggcgggcgggcgcgcaacgcggagctgctggagcatTTCGGCGGCTGGCTCAGCCCCGCCGAGCCcggccgccgcgccgccgcccggcaGCGCTTCAAGGAGCTGGTCAACGCCGTGGCCACCGTCCGCCCGGAGCCCGGCACCGGCGCCAAGTACGTGCACCTCCGCCGCCGCTTCTGCGAGCCGCAGCCCCCCGAGGGCGGCGCCGGGCGGCAGAgcccgccgccctccccgcgGGCAGGCGCcgggcagccgccgccgcctcctcctcctcctcctcctcctcctcctcccgctgctgctcctgcaccgGCGAGGGGGGatgagggggaggaggaggaggctgcggggggctcccccggggcggcggggggctccccggggggcCGCAGGAGCCTGCGGGAGGCGCCGCGGGGCGGCTCGCCCCAGCTGAAGCGCGGCGCCCTGCCCGCCGCAGCCCGCGGCCGCGACTCGGACAGCGGCTCGGTGGCCTCGTCGTCGGCCGAGGAGGAGGGGAGCGCGGCGGGGTCCGTGGCGCTGGACCCGCTGGAGCACGCGTGGATGCTGTCGGCCTCGGACGGGCGGTGGGAGAGCCTGGAGGGGCTGCTGAGCTGCGAGCCGGCGCTGTGCTGCAAGAGGGACTTCATCACCGGCTTCACGGCGCTGCACTGGGCGGCCAAGCACGGgcggcaggagctgctggccacCCTGGTCAACTTCGCCCAGAGGCACCGGCTGCCCGTGGACATCAACGCCCGCACCAGCGGCGGGCACACGGCGCTGCACATCGCCGCCATGCACGGCCACACAGAGGTGGTGAAGCTCCTGGTGGGCGCCTACGACGCCGACGTGGACATCCGCGACTACAGCGGGCGCAAGGCCGCGCAGTACCTGCAGCAGGGCACCTCCGGGGACATGCGGAGCCTCGTGGGGGCACtggacgaggaggaggaagaggaggaggaaggggctgcCGGCAACGGGAGCGGGCGCTGGAGGCTCTCCAAGGTGTTGCCCTCCAACCTCATGAGCTACCGgctctcccaccaccaccatcaccacagCGCCGGGGAGGAAGCCGAGGGCACCGACGGGGCAGCGGTGCCAGGCAAGGGCAAGGAGATGACCAGGAAAGCCTCCGGCAGCGGGCGGATGAAGCCCCGGCTTAATAAGATCCGCTTCAGGACTCAGATCATCCACAACACGCCCTCCTTCCGCGGTGACACCGAGGAGGAAGAGCACGAGGAGAAGTCCCTGAAAGCATCGTTCAAGCTCAGGCCGAAGTCCAACGTCTTTGGATAGGGCCGGGGAGCAGGAGGTCGGGGAGGTGGGCGCACGGACCAGCGCGCCCCGGGGTGTAGCGTGGAaggggaggcagctgcaggcGAGGGCTCCTCTGGACTCGTGTGCTCTGGGGAGATGGGTCCTGAGCATCTTGCTTTAACCCTCAGTGCGGCGGGCTGGCAGGGCTCGGGTGGCTGCCAAGGAGGCAGCTGTCTCGACTGGGCCCTCGGCGCTGAAACGAGGGGCAGTCGGGTGCGTTGAGAAACGCTGGGGTGTCTGAAAGCTGTGCTCCTTTCTCTCTAAAGGCAGACTTCTGGATCAGAAACCTGTGTCTGTAAATCTAGGATTAGCGAGTTgactgggggaaagaaaaacgCAAATGCTCTACTCTTATCAGCTGGTACTATAAACTCCTTACAACTTGCTGTGTAAGAACACCACCTCAGTAATACGCAAGTATATTTTAAGTTTCTTCTTAACAGCAATACCACCTGGCACAGCACAGACTTGGATACCTGAAGTGAGACCGTAGATAAGTTTCCTGTCAGAATCCAAGTTTCAGTCCAGCAAAGACCTGAGCCTGTGTTAACTTTGTGTGCTGAGAATTGCCTGATTTAACATTGGGAAtatcaaaggaagaaaaaaatgacactgcAAGCAATGAACGAAGTTAACCATGTGCTGAGGTCTCTGCTGCCTGAGATACTACTGAACTTGCTCATCACTGTTGTAATACTGATAGAAAATAACATGAGTGAAGAGTCTTTTATATAGTTGGTATCTCATGTTTTGTCTTAGgcaaagcagttttgttttaatcactgTGAATTCTCAAGTGCCAGACCTAGCGCAGTTCCGTTTATTCAGTCTGGTCAAGTCTTGTTAATGTGTAACTGACtgcatttaaaatcagaaaattgtgTTGTATGTGTTACATGTGAAAGT
This genomic window from Cygnus olor isolate bCygOlo1 chromosome 1, bCygOlo1.pri.v2, whole genome shotgun sequence contains:
- the SOWAHC gene encoding ankyrin repeat domain-containing protein SOWAHC, which produces MAEPGELRQEAVVRFLRERGGRARNAELLEHFGGWLSPAEPGRRAAARQRFKELVNAVATVRPEPGTGAKYVHLRRRFCEPQPPEGGAGRQSPPPSPRAGAGQPPPPPPPPPPPPPPAAAPAPARGDEGEEEEAAGGSPGAAGGSPGGRRSLREAPRGGSPQLKRGALPAAARGRDSDSGSVASSSAEEEGSAAGSVALDPLEHAWMLSASDGRWESLEGLLSCEPALCCKRDFITGFTALHWAAKHGRQELLATLVNFAQRHRLPVDINARTSGGHTALHIAAMHGHTEVVKLLVGAYDADVDIRDYSGRKAAQYLQQGTSGDMRSLVGALDEEEEEEEEGAAGNGSGRWRLSKVLPSNLMSYRLSHHHHHHSAGEEAEGTDGAAVPGKGKEMTRKASGSGRMKPRLNKIRFRTQIIHNTPSFRGDTEEEEHEEKSLKASFKLRPKSNVFG